In Picosynechococcus sp. PCC 7002, the following are encoded in one genomic region:
- the apcB gene encoding allophycocyanin subunit beta: protein MQDAITSVINSADVQGKYLDGSAMDKLKAYFTTGALRVRAASTISANAAAIVKEAVAKSLLYSDVTRPGGNMYTTRRYAACIRDLDYYLRYATYAMLAGDPSILDERVLNGLKETYNSLGVPVGSTVQAIQAMKEVTAGLVGADAGREMGVYFDYICSGLS, encoded by the coding sequence ATGCAAGACGCAATTACTTCTGTAATCAACTCTGCTGACGTCCAAGGTAAGTACCTTGATGGCAGTGCAATGGATAAGCTCAAGGCTTATTTCACAACTGGTGCTCTCCGTGTCCGTGCTGCTAGCACCATCAGTGCTAACGCTGCAGCAATTGTAAAGGAAGCTGTTGCTAAGTCTCTCCTTTACTCCGATGTAACTCGTCCTGGTGGCAACATGTACACCACTCGTCGTTACGCTGCTTGTATTCGTGACCTCGACTACTACCTCCGCTATGCAACCTATGCAATGCTTGCTGGCGATCCTTCCATCCTCGATGAGCGTGTGCTCAACGGTTTGAAAGAAACCTACAACTCCCTCGGTGTACCCGTTGGTTCTACTGTTCAAGCAATCCAAGCAATGAAAGAAGTCACTGCTGGTCTTGTCGGTGCTGACGCTGGCCGTGAAATGGGTGTTTACTTCGACTACATCTGCTCTGGCTTAAGCTAA
- a CDS encoding NblA/ycf18 family protein — protein sequence MFPTNNELSLEQQFSLRSFENQVQQMNREQALEHLVKLYEQMLSRENMYKEVIKHQWGL from the coding sequence ATGTTTCCAACAAATAACGAACTTTCATTAGAACAACAATTCAGTCTCCGTTCCTTCGAAAACCAAGTGCAACAGATGAATCGTGAGCAAGCCCTAGAGCACCTCGTAAAACTTTATGAGCAAATGCTCTCACGGGAGAATATGTACAAAGAAGTGATCAAACACCAATGGGGACTCTAG
- a CDS encoding allophycocyanin subunit alpha, protein MSIVTKSIVNADAEARYLSPGELDRIKAFVTSGESRLRIAETLTGSRERIIKSAGDALFQKRPDVVSPGGNAYGEEMTATCLRDMDYYLRLITYGVVAGDVTPIEEIGLVGVREMYKSLGTPVDAVAQAVREMKAVATGMMSGDDAAEAGAYFDYVIGAME, encoded by the coding sequence ATGAGTATTGTCACGAAATCCATCGTGAATGCCGACGCTGAAGCTCGTTACCTCAGCCCCGGTGAACTCGATCGCATCAAAGCTTTTGTTACTTCTGGTGAAAGCCGTCTTCGGATCGCTGAAACCCTGACTGGCTCCCGTGAGCGCATCATCAAATCTGCTGGTGATGCCCTCTTCCAGAAGCGCCCCGACGTTGTTTCTCCCGGCGGTAACGCTTACGGCGAAGAAATGACTGCAACTTGCCTCCGTGACATGGACTACTATCTCCGTCTAATCACCTACGGTGTCGTTGCTGGTGATGTAACTCCCATCGAAGAAATCGGTCTTGTTGGCGTTCGCGAAATGTACAAGTCCTTGGGCACTCCCGTTGATGCGGTTGCTCAGGCCGTTCGTGAAATGAAAGCTGTTGCGACTGGCATGATGTCTGGCGACGATGCAGCTGAAGCTGGTGCTTACTTTGACTATGTCATCGGAGCAATGGAGTAA
- a CDS encoding DUF72 domain-containing protein, with protein sequence MVQEFRLGCAVWAYRGWLGDFYPRGSAAKDFLRLYGDRLYAVEGNTTFYAVPSAETVTRWREQTSPEFRFCLKFPQTVTHQGPLMAQLDQAKAFIDRVAPLGDRLGSIFAQLPPYYSPNYYDDLQAFLLALADCPITLGVEVRHLDWFQAPHRDRLDILLAHHSVSKVLLDTRPIYNCPDNPQAHSQRPKPEVPLIPTVTNQKAIVRFISHPKRSLNQPYFDQWCQQIQQWYAAGHSIYFFMHCPIEDHSPGHARYFQEQLQQAQIPVPPLPWQELTPEPEQLSLF encoded by the coding sequence GTGGTACAGGAATTTCGTTTGGGGTGTGCAGTCTGGGCCTACCGGGGTTGGTTAGGGGATTTTTACCCAAGGGGCAGTGCTGCGAAGGATTTTTTGAGGCTCTATGGCGATCGCCTCTATGCCGTAGAAGGAAATACGACGTTTTATGCGGTGCCATCCGCTGAAACCGTGACACGCTGGCGGGAACAAACGTCCCCCGAATTCCGCTTTTGCTTGAAATTTCCCCAGACCGTGACCCACCAAGGCCCGTTAATGGCTCAATTAGACCAGGCAAAGGCGTTTATCGACCGGGTTGCACCTTTAGGCGATCGCCTAGGCAGTATCTTTGCCCAGCTTCCCCCTTACTATTCCCCGAATTACTACGACGATCTACAAGCATTTCTACTCGCTTTAGCAGATTGCCCCATTACCCTAGGTGTGGAGGTACGCCACCTCGACTGGTTTCAAGCGCCCCACCGCGATCGCCTTGACATCCTGCTCGCTCACCACAGTGTGAGTAAAGTTCTATTAGATACCCGCCCCATTTACAATTGCCCCGATAACCCCCAGGCCCATTCCCAACGCCCCAAACCAGAAGTGCCGCTGATCCCAACAGTAACGAACCAGAAAGCCATTGTCCGTTTTATCAGCCATCCCAAACGTTCTTTAAATCAGCCCTACTTTGATCAGTGGTGTCAGCAGATTCAGCAATGGTATGCCGCTGGCCACTCCATCTATTTCTTCATGCACTGTCCCATCGAAGATCACTCCCCCGGTCATGCCCGCTATTTCCAAGAACAACTACAACAGGCCCAGATTCCAGTGCCGCCCCTCCCCTGGCAGGAGCTCACCCCCGAACCAGAACAACTCAGTCTTTTCTAA
- a CDS encoding phycobilisome linker polypeptide, whose product MRMFKITACVPSQSRIRTQRELQNTYFTKLVPYDNWFREQQRIMKMGGKIVKVQLATGKPGTNTGLT is encoded by the coding sequence ATGCGGATGTTTAAAATTACGGCCTGTGTACCAAGCCAAAGCCGAATTCGGACACAGCGTGAATTACAAAATACATACTTCACCAAGCTGGTTCCCTACGACAATTGGTTCCGTGAGCAACAACGCATCATGAAGATGGGCGGCAAGATTGTTAAGGTGCAACTGGCAACTGGTAAGCCCGGCACCAATACTGGTTTGACCTAA